In Actinomycetota bacterium, one genomic interval encodes:
- a CDS encoding phosphatidate cytidylyltransferase: PPDPAEEQRVAGPSAKQRRRRRRGDRDVRVAVAAGTFLTLLFLVTLFTHPAAFAALVTFLILVGIGEAAAVCRERGVHVAVPVILVAALIFVVGAYRAGTGGLVVGLVTLFLLAVAWELADPQRTDVFRTIAATVMLGLWVPFLGSFAVVLAVRGVDGWVAVLATVGAAVVSDVGAYVVGTSFGRRQVAPSVSPGKTWEGVVGGMAVAGVVAAVALPLLGTGELFDPVTAFLFAVIVAAVGVLGDLTESLLKRDLGVKDFGRIIPGHGGVLDRIDSLLFALPAGYYALILVG; the protein is encoded by the coding sequence CCGCCGGACCCCGCCGAGGAGCAGCGGGTCGCGGGCCCATCCGCGAAGCAGCGTCGGCGGCGGCGCCGCGGCGATCGCGACGTGCGGGTCGCGGTCGCGGCTGGGACGTTCCTGACCCTGCTGTTCCTCGTGACCTTGTTCACCCACCCGGCGGCGTTCGCCGCTCTGGTGACGTTCCTGATCCTGGTGGGCATCGGCGAGGCGGCCGCTGTCTGTCGTGAGCGGGGGGTGCACGTCGCCGTCCCGGTGATCCTGGTGGCCGCGTTGATCTTCGTGGTCGGCGCCTACCGCGCCGGAACCGGCGGTCTGGTCGTGGGGCTGGTGACGCTGTTCCTGTTGGCGGTGGCGTGGGAGCTGGCCGATCCCCAACGCACCGACGTGTTCCGCACCATCGCGGCCACCGTGATGCTCGGCTTGTGGGTGCCCTTCCTCGGGTCGTTCGCGGTGGTCCTCGCTGTGCGCGGCGTCGACGGGTGGGTGGCGGTCCTCGCCACGGTCGGGGCAGCGGTCGTCAGCGACGTCGGCGCCTACGTGGTCGGGACGTCGTTCGGCCGCCGCCAGGTCGCCCCGTCGGTCAGCCCCGGCAAGACGTGGGAGGGGGTCGTGGGCGGGATGGCCGTGGCCGGGGTCGTGGCTGCGGTGGCCCTGCCGTTGCTGGGGACCGGCGAGCTGTTCGATCCCGTCACGGCGTTCCTGTTCGCCGTGATCGTCGCGGCGGTCGGGGTGCTGGGCGACCTCACCGAGTCACTGTTGAAACGCGACCTCGGCGTGAAGGACTTCGGGCGGATCATCCCCGGCCACGGTGGCGTCCTCGACCGGATCGACTCGCTGCTGTTCGCGCTCCCGGCCGGGTACTACGCCTTGATCCTCGTCGGTTGA
- the dxr gene encoding 1-deoxy-D-xylulose-5-phosphate reductoisomerase — MRDPGGAVVTRRRVVVLGSTGSIGTQALDVVRTHADRFEVVGLAARSDTDRLAAQAEAFGVDELAVADPVAASRLRDARPTARVRSGLDGVAELAALPAADVVLNGVVGSQGLLPTLAALEAGHSVALANKESLIVGGPLVVRAADGRPDAIVPVDSEHSALAQCLRGGARDEVARLVLTASGGPFRGRGRDDLVDVTPDEALAHPTWDMGPVITVNSATLMNKGLELIEAHLLFAVPWDALDVVVHPQSVVHSMVEFIDGSTLAQLSTPDMRLPIQLALGWPRRLPHAPATLDWRRATQLQFEPVDRDTFRLLSIAEEAGRLGGTFPAVLNAANEQAVAAFLDGRIGFLDIDRVVEQVLDRHRGHTQGTNVTLDDVLHAEGWARACADELCGATAL; from the coding sequence GTGCGTGACCCGGGAGGGGCGGTCGTGACCCGCCGACGCGTGGTCGTGCTCGGATCGACCGGATCGATCGGGACCCAGGCGCTCGACGTGGTGCGCACCCACGCCGACCGCTTCGAGGTGGTGGGTCTGGCCGCCCGGTCCGACACCGACCGGCTGGCGGCGCAGGCGGAAGCGTTCGGTGTCGACGAGCTCGCCGTCGCAGACCCTGTCGCCGCCAGCCGGCTCCGCGACGCACGGCCGACCGCGCGGGTGCGCAGCGGGCTGGATGGCGTCGCCGAGCTGGCCGCGCTCCCAGCGGCCGACGTGGTGCTGAACGGGGTGGTCGGTTCGCAGGGCCTGCTCCCGACGCTCGCAGCGCTCGAAGCCGGCCACAGCGTCGCGCTGGCCAACAAGGAGAGCCTCATCGTCGGCGGGCCGCTGGTCGTGCGGGCCGCTGACGGCCGACCTGATGCGATCGTCCCGGTCGACAGCGAACACTCGGCCCTCGCACAGTGCCTCCGCGGTGGGGCACGCGACGAGGTCGCCCGCCTGGTCCTGACCGCCAGCGGTGGCCCCTTCCGTGGACGCGGCCGCGACGACCTGGTCGACGTCACCCCCGACGAGGCGCTCGCGCACCCCACCTGGGACATGGGCCCGGTGATCACGGTCAACTCCGCCACCCTGATGAACAAGGGCCTGGAGCTGATCGAGGCCCACCTGCTGTTCGCCGTGCCATGGGACGCCCTCGACGTGGTCGTCCACCCGCAGTCGGTGGTGCACTCCATGGTGGAGTTCATCGACGGCTCGACGCTCGCGCAGCTGTCGACACCCGACATGCGGTTGCCGATCCAGCTCGCGTTGGGGTGGCCACGCCGGCTCCCGCACGCCCCGGCGACCCTCGACTGGCGACGGGCCACACAGCTGCAGTTCGAGCCGGTGGACCGCGACACGTTCCGGCTGCTGTCCATCGCCGAGGAGGCCGGGCGGCTCGGTGGCACGTTCCCGGCGGTGCTCAACGCCGCCAACGAACAGGCGGTGGCGGCCTTCCTGGACGGGCGCATCGGGTTCCTGGACATCGATCGGGTGGTCGAGCAGGTCCTCGACCGCCACCGCGGCCACACGCAGGGAACGAACGTCACCCTCGACGACGTTCTCCACGCCGAGGGCTGGGCCCGCGCCTGCGCCGACGAACTGTGCGGCGCCACCGCGCTGTAG
- a CDS encoding RIP metalloprotease → MATWIGSVLFVIAVTIAIGLHEWGHFVTARWFGMRAERFFIGFGPTLWSTRRGETEYGVKWFPLGGFVRIAGMSIGESRQRPIAEAVFDGDAIAADRRATAETERRPLDEVEAVPAATWERLDEELAQRGVPPAEREALVTDTRRQVGSDASAAEAARAFTAIAATRLEDTGRVGDLRHRVLSGDDGRFFHDRPAWQRAVVLAAGSTMHFLQAIVLLLVAFWAFGIQPVPVVRQVLPDSPAAAAGLQADDRIVAVNGHPVQTFPDAKRRIEAHAGEPITLAVERRDGTRRQLTLTTALVVGQLPPGSVLADAGLQPGDRIISVAGEEVSGRSDIAPAGVRGTVDVTVQRLGDEPGDVREVTLTVPAGALDELAQLVSGLAGFVPAHQDLGAVGALRETFVGEGSFPALFVGTIRALGGVFGPEGIGAIFRQLGGAERGLEGGASLVGITMIAGEGTAVAGAFFLLGLLASLNVFIGVFNLIPLPPLDGGHLAVLAVERGVNAVRGVRGLPADYRVDPRTVTAIAIPVIVLVGMVALALIVLDITNPLRLPD, encoded by the coding sequence GTGGCGACCTGGATCGGCAGCGTGCTCTTCGTGATCGCGGTGACGATCGCGATCGGTCTGCATGAGTGGGGTCACTTCGTGACCGCCCGCTGGTTCGGCATGCGTGCCGAGCGGTTCTTCATCGGGTTCGGGCCCACGTTGTGGTCCACGCGCCGCGGCGAGACCGAGTACGGCGTGAAGTGGTTCCCGCTGGGCGGGTTCGTCCGGATCGCGGGCATGTCGATCGGCGAATCGCGGCAGCGGCCGATCGCAGAAGCGGTGTTCGACGGTGACGCGATCGCCGCCGATCGACGCGCCACCGCAGAGACCGAGCGCCGACCGCTCGACGAGGTCGAGGCGGTGCCTGCCGCGACGTGGGAGCGCCTCGACGAGGAGCTCGCGCAGCGCGGCGTTCCGCCCGCCGAGCGCGAGGCGCTGGTCACCGACACCCGCCGGCAGGTGGGCTCCGACGCCAGCGCTGCCGAGGCCGCCCGTGCCTTCACGGCGATCGCGGCGACGCGCCTCGAAGACACCGGCCGGGTCGGGGACCTGCGCCACCGGGTCCTGTCCGGCGACGACGGGCGCTTCTTCCACGACCGGCCGGCGTGGCAGCGGGCGGTGGTCCTGGCGGCTGGCTCGACGATGCACTTCCTGCAGGCCATCGTCCTGCTGCTGGTGGCGTTCTGGGCGTTCGGGATCCAGCCGGTTCCCGTCGTCCGCCAGGTCCTGCCCGACTCACCGGCCGCGGCCGCCGGCCTGCAAGCCGACGACCGGATCGTCGCGGTCAACGGGCACCCCGTGCAGACCTTCCCCGACGCCAAGCGTCGCATCGAGGCCCACGCCGGCGAACCGATCACACTGGCCGTCGAGCGCCGCGACGGCACCCGACGTCAGCTGACTCTGACGACCGCGCTGGTGGTCGGCCAGTTGCCGCCGGGCTCCGTCCTGGCCGATGCCGGTCTGCAGCCCGGCGACCGCATCATCAGCGTCGCCGGCGAGGAGGTGTCGGGCCGATCCGACATCGCTCCGGCTGGGGTGCGTGGCACCGTGGACGTCACGGTGCAACGGCTCGGCGACGAGCCCGGCGACGTCCGCGAGGTGACCCTCACCGTCCCGGCCGGTGCCCTCGATGAGCTCGCACAACTGGTGTCGGGCCTGGCCGGGTTCGTCCCCGCGCACCAGGACCTCGGCGCGGTCGGGGCGCTGCGCGAGACGTTCGTCGGTGAGGGCAGCTTCCCGGCCCTGTTCGTGGGGACGATCCGGGCCCTGGGTGGGGTCTTCGGACCCGAGGGCATCGGGGCGATCTTCCGCCAGCTAGGCGGCGCTGAACGCGGCCTGGAGGGAGGCGCCTCGCTGGTCGGCATCACCATGATCGCCGGCGAAGGCACCGCCGTCGCGGGGGCGTTCTTCCTGCTGGGTCTGCTGGCGTCGCTCAACGTGTTCATCGGCGTGTTCAACCTGATCCCGCTCCCGCCCTTGGACGGCGGCCACCTCGCCGTCCTCGCGGTCGAACGGGGCGTGAACGCCGTCCGTGGCGTGCGTGGCCTGCCGGCCGACTACCGGGTCGACCCGCGCACCGTCACAGCGATCGCCATCCCCGTGATCGTGCTGGTCGGGATGGTGGCGCTCGCGCTGATCGTCCTGGACATCACCAACCCGCTGCGGCTACCGGACTGA
- the ispG gene encoding flavodoxin-dependent (E)-4-hydroxy-3-methylbut-2-enyl-diphosphate synthase, producing MPLLPAQAARSGDAPARRASRRIDVGCVPVGGGAPVSVQSMTTTPTHDIDATLQQIAALQNAGCDIVRVACPRQDDADALAAIAAKSRIPVIADIHFQWKYAVRAIEAGCAGVRINPGTIHKHDKVALIGRLAGEAGIPIRVGANGGSLEDWLLDKHGGPTAEALVEAALGEARLLEDVGFFDIKVSVKHSDPWVMIQAYRLLAEHCDYPLHLGVTEAGTPKVGNIKSSVGIGALLAEGIGDTIRVSLSADPVEEVKTGIAILESLHLRAARGLQLIACPSCGRAEVDVYTLAESVEAELQTLDVPLRVAVMGCVVNGPGEAREADIGVAAGRGKGQIIRHGEVIATVREDDIVEALVHFAQELADEVRAERGSGAARVIS from the coding sequence CTGCCCCTCCTCCCCGCCCAAGCTGCGCGCTCCGGCGACGCGCCGGCCCGGCGCGCCAGCCGACGCATCGACGTCGGTTGCGTCCCGGTCGGCGGGGGTGCCCCCGTGTCGGTTCAGTCGATGACCACGACCCCCACCCACGACATCGACGCCACGCTGCAGCAGATCGCGGCGTTGCAGAACGCGGGGTGCGACATCGTCCGGGTCGCCTGCCCCCGTCAGGACGACGCCGACGCGCTCGCCGCGATCGCCGCCAAGAGCCGCATCCCGGTGATCGCCGACATCCACTTCCAGTGGAAGTACGCGGTCCGCGCGATCGAGGCCGGGTGCGCGGGGGTGCGGATCAACCCGGGCACGATCCACAAGCACGACAAGGTCGCGCTGATCGGCCGCCTGGCGGGGGAGGCAGGCATCCCCATCCGGGTCGGCGCCAACGGCGGTTCGCTCGAGGACTGGCTGCTGGACAAGCACGGCGGTCCCACCGCCGAGGCCCTGGTCGAGGCGGCCCTCGGGGAGGCGCGACTCCTGGAGGACGTCGGCTTCTTCGACATCAAGGTGTCGGTCAAGCACTCCGATCCGTGGGTTATGATCCAGGCCTACCGCCTGCTGGCGGAGCACTGTGACTACCCGCTGCATCTGGGCGTGACCGAGGCGGGCACCCCCAAGGTCGGCAACATCAAGTCGTCCGTGGGGATCGGGGCGCTGCTCGCGGAGGGGATCGGCGACACCATCCGCGTGTCGTTGTCCGCCGACCCTGTGGAGGAGGTCAAGACCGGGATCGCCATCCTGGAGTCGCTGCACCTGCGCGCAGCGCGAGGCTTGCAACTGATCGCCTGCCCGTCGTGTGGCCGGGCCGAGGTCGACGTGTACACCCTGGCGGAGTCGGTCGAGGCCGAGCTGCAGACCCTCGACGTGCCGCTGCGTGTGGCGGTGATGGGATGTGTGGTCAACGGCCCCGGCGAGGCGCGGGAGGCCGACATCGGCGTGGCCGCCGGGCGTGGCAAGGGACAGATCATCCGCCACGGTGAGGTGATCGCCACCGTCCGCGAGGACGACATCGTCGAAGCGCTCGTGCACTTCGCCCAGGAACTGGCGGACGAGGTCCGGGCCGAACGCGGCTCCGGCGCGGCGCGGGTGATCAGCTGA